From the genome of Pantoea alfalfae, one region includes:
- a CDS encoding XRE family transcriptional regulator, giving the protein MPELNTEQRLAVRLAELRLQRGWSLDELSVATGISRATLSRIERSETSPTAALLNRLCVAYGLTMSRLLSEVEEESSQLVKEDQQPVWQDDASGFIRRNISPPALHFRCELVEGRLRPGARIDYDVPPIQGLEQHIWLREGGLTVTMGSQAWTLQPGDCLRFHLVGKSAFEAHLTDGARYLLVVAKP; this is encoded by the coding sequence ATGCCGGAGCTGAATACGGAGCAACGACTGGCGGTGCGGCTGGCAGAATTACGCCTGCAACGCGGCTGGTCACTTGATGAACTTTCTGTCGCTACCGGCATCAGCCGCGCGACATTATCGCGCATTGAGCGAAGCGAGACCAGTCCCACGGCGGCACTGCTTAATCGTTTGTGTGTTGCATACGGCTTAACGATGTCGCGCCTGCTCAGTGAAGTGGAAGAAGAGTCCAGTCAGCTGGTCAAAGAGGATCAGCAGCCGGTGTGGCAGGATGACGCCAGCGGTTTTATCCGTCGGAATATTTCACCACCTGCACTTCATTTTAGATGTGAACTCGTGGAGGGCAGGTTACGGCCTGGTGCGCGAATCGATTATGATGTGCCACCCATTCAGGGGCTGGAGCAGCATATCTGGCTGCGCGAGGGCGGTCTTACCGTCACGATGGGGTCTCAGGCGTGGACGCTACAGCCCGGCGACTGCCTGCGGTTTCATCTGGTCGGTAAATCGGCTTTTGAGGCGCACCTGACTGACGGCGCGCGTTACTTACTGGTGGTGGCGAAACCATGA
- the hutC gene encoding histidine utilization repressor — protein MVEHTALAQLAAAMSDEPAPIYQRVKQAIVSQIREGLWKANQRVPSESELVNELGVSRMTINRALRELTSEGFLVRMQGVGTFVAEMKGYTAMLEVHNIADEIAQRGHQHSCKILAIGQDKADPEQAAVLGLTTGQTLYHSLIVHYENDLPVQLEDRLVNPLVAPDYLTQDYQQMTPYTYLMRVAPLTAGEHIVEAVLPDARQRKHLSLDEHEPCLLIRRQTWSDTKIVTYARLLYPGSRYKLMGRFRGHG, from the coding sequence ATGGTCGAGCATACGGCACTGGCACAACTGGCGGCGGCAATGAGCGATGAGCCCGCCCCGATTTATCAGCGGGTGAAGCAGGCCATCGTCAGCCAGATCCGTGAAGGGCTGTGGAAAGCGAATCAGCGTGTGCCTTCAGAAAGTGAACTGGTGAATGAGCTGGGCGTCAGCCGCATGACCATTAATCGGGCGCTGCGCGAACTGACCAGCGAAGGTTTTCTGGTGCGGATGCAGGGCGTCGGCACCTTCGTGGCGGAGATGAAAGGTTACACCGCTATGCTGGAGGTGCATAACATCGCTGATGAGATCGCTCAGCGCGGCCATCAGCATAGCTGTAAAATTCTCGCCATCGGCCAGGACAAAGCCGATCCTGAGCAGGCAGCCGTGCTGGGGCTCACCACAGGACAGACGCTTTACCATTCGCTGATTGTGCATTACGAAAATGATCTGCCGGTGCAGCTTGAGGACCGTCTGGTCAATCCGCTGGTCGCGCCCGACTACCTGACGCAGGATTATCAGCAGATGACGCCCTATACCTATCTGATGCGGGTCGCGCCGCTAACGGCAGGTGAGCACATTGTTGAAGCGGTGCTCCCCGATGCGCGTCAGCGTAAACATTTGTCGCTGGATGAACATGAACCCTGCCTGCTGATTCGCCGTCAGACCTGGAGCGACACGAAAATCGTCACCTATGCGCGACTGCTCTATCCCGGCTCACGTTACAAACTAATGGGCCGCTTCAGAGGACACGGTTAA
- the ybiB gene encoding DNA-binding protein YbiB, with protein MELNKIIKEVGRGKNHARDIDFDTAVALYGAMLAGEVPDLELGAILIALRIKGEGEAEMRGFYQAMQAQMMQLRAPENRPMPVVIPSYNGARRQGNLTPLLALLLVKVGFPVLVHGVSDDATRITSEAVFAALGIAPVTTAEAAQAKLDQGLAFITIDHLCPPMAKQLSLRWRMGVRNSAHTLAKLATPFAERAALRLSSVSHPEYVPRVAKFFSDIDAPAILLNGTEGEVYANPQRCPAISMIKGAGAEAEVWVERQPEVAVELPTDKTAEVTARWIEEVLNQQRPVPASLRLQLACCLRASGRCDSLAAAEQQILAAGY; from the coding sequence ATGGAACTGAATAAAATCATTAAAGAGGTGGGTCGCGGTAAAAATCATGCCCGCGATATCGACTTTGATACTGCCGTGGCGCTCTATGGCGCGATGCTGGCGGGTGAAGTACCGGATCTGGAGCTGGGCGCTATTCTGATAGCGCTGCGCATTAAAGGCGAAGGTGAAGCCGAAATGCGCGGCTTTTATCAGGCGATGCAGGCGCAGATGATGCAGTTGCGTGCGCCGGAAAATCGTCCGATGCCTGTGGTGATCCCCAGCTACAACGGCGCACGCCGCCAGGGGAATCTGACGCCGTTGCTGGCGCTGCTGCTGGTGAAAGTCGGCTTCCCGGTGCTGGTACACGGCGTCAGCGACGACGCGACACGCATCACCAGTGAAGCGGTGTTTGCCGCGCTGGGCATTGCGCCCGTCACCACCGCAGAGGCGGCGCAGGCGAAACTCGATCAGGGCCTGGCATTTATCACCATCGATCATCTCTGCCCGCCAATGGCGAAACAGCTCTCGCTGCGCTGGCGGATGGGGGTGCGTAACAGCGCGCACACGCTGGCAAAACTGGCCACGCCGTTTGCGGAGCGGGCGGCGCTGCGGTTGTCCAGCGTCTCGCATCCTGAGTATGTACCGCGTGTGGCGAAATTCTTCAGCGACATCGATGCGCCTGCGATACTGCTCAATGGCACTGAAGGGGAAGTCTATGCGAATCCCCAGCGCTGCCCGGCGATCAGTATGATTAAGGGGGCGGGCGCGGAAGCGGAAGTGTGGGTTGAGCGTCAGCCAGAAGTGGCCGTTGAACTGCCGACAGACAAGACGGCAGAAGTCACTGCGCGCTGGATCGAAGAGGTGCTGAATCAGCAGCGTCCGGTGCCTGCGTCACTGCGACTGCAGCTCGCCTGCTGCCTGCGCGCCAGCGGCCGGTGTGACTCGCTGGCGGCGGCGGAGCAGCAGATCCTCGCCGCCGGGTATTAA
- a CDS encoding MerR family transcriptional regulator — MTLYSIGDVAERCGINPVTLRAWQRRYGLLKPQRTEGGHRQFDEEDVQRIEEIMRWIESGVPVGKVKALLEGGDVDAHDGWTTLQDELISVLRHVRPAKLRNKIAAIGREHPIDALIDHVFMPVRQKLSLDQNTARTMCSLLDGLLIDYVAFCLTASRKKSGKDALIIGWGIDDRTRIWLEGWRLSQHGWRIDVLAEPLDVPRPELFPGMNMFVFTGKKLTRRQQEQLSHWQEQGYAVRLHEPT, encoded by the coding sequence ATGACCTTATACAGTATCGGTGACGTCGCCGAGCGCTGTGGCATAAACCCAGTCACCCTGCGCGCCTGGCAGCGTCGTTATGGCTTACTGAAGCCGCAACGTACCGAAGGCGGACATCGTCAGTTTGACGAAGAAGATGTGCAGCGCATCGAAGAGATTATGCGCTGGATTGAAAGTGGCGTGCCGGTCGGTAAAGTGAAGGCACTGCTGGAAGGTGGCGATGTTGATGCACACGATGGCTGGACCACACTGCAGGATGAACTGATTAGCGTACTGCGCCACGTCAGGCCTGCTAAACTTCGTAATAAAATTGCCGCGATTGGTCGCGAACATCCGATTGATGCGCTGATTGATCACGTTTTTATGCCAGTGCGCCAGAAGCTGAGTCTGGATCAGAACACGGCCCGCACCATGTGCAGTCTGCTTGATGGTCTGCTGATCGACTATGTTGCATTTTGTCTGACCGCCAGTCGCAAAAAATCGGGTAAAGATGCGCTGATTATTGGCTGGGGCATCGACGATCGGACCCGTATCTGGCTGGAAGGCTGGCGTCTTTCGCAGCATGGCTGGCGGATTGATGTACTGGCAGAACCCCTGGATGTTCCCCGTCCTGAACTCTTTCCCGGCATGAATATGTTTGTCTTTACCGGTAAAAAACTGACCCGTCGTCAGCAGGAGCAGCTGTCACACTGGCAGGAACAGGGCTATGCCGTGCGGTTACATGAACCTACCTGA
- the hutH gene encoding histidine ammonia-lyase: MSGSFQALRLVPGEVDLATLRAIYQGNVTLSLDDSARQAIAAAQQTVETIVASGNVVYGINTGFGKLAQTQIPASRLADLQRNLVLSHSVGLGDLLPDNVTRLVVATKIISLARGHSGVRIELVEALLALFNAGVMPCIPEKGSVGASGDLAPLAHMSLMLLGEGQVRVNGTLIPATEGLASVGLSPFVLGPKEGLALLNGTQVSTALALRGLFECENLFAAGLMAGALSLEAIKGSLKPFDARIHKARGQQGQIAVAAAVSTLIEGSEILQSHTHCGRVQDPYSIRCVPQVMGACLDNVSHAARILEIEANAASDNPLVFSDSGDVISGGNFHAEPVAFAADILALAIAEVGAISERRLALLLDSGLSGLPPFLVRDGGVNSGFMIAQVTAAALASENKSLAHPGSVDSLPTSANQEDHVSMATYAARRLGSMCFNSAAVVGIEAMAAAQGIEFNRPLKSSSLIEQAIDTIREQVAFLEDDRLLAPDIEAMRQWASRADWPQALTALLPSMRPTS; the protein is encoded by the coding sequence ATGTCAGGTTCGTTTCAGGCATTGCGCCTGGTGCCCGGCGAGGTGGACCTCGCCACATTACGCGCTATCTATCAGGGTAACGTCACGCTGAGTCTTGACGACAGTGCGCGTCAGGCGATTGCGGCGGCGCAGCAGACCGTGGAGACGATTGTCGCCTCCGGCAACGTGGTGTATGGCATTAATACTGGCTTTGGCAAGCTGGCGCAGACGCAAATACCGGCCAGCCGGCTGGCGGATCTGCAGCGCAATCTGGTGCTGTCACACAGCGTTGGTCTGGGCGATCTGCTGCCCGACAATGTCACCCGTCTGGTCGTCGCCACCAAAATCATCAGCCTGGCGCGCGGTCACTCTGGTGTGCGTATCGAACTGGTTGAGGCACTGCTGGCGCTGTTCAACGCCGGCGTGATGCCCTGTATTCCGGAAAAAGGCTCGGTCGGCGCCTCCGGCGATCTGGCACCGCTGGCGCACATGTCGCTGATGCTGCTGGGCGAAGGTCAGGTGCGGGTCAATGGCACGCTGATCCCGGCAACAGAGGGACTGGCAAGCGTGGGCCTGTCGCCATTTGTGCTCGGTCCGAAAGAGGGTCTGGCGCTGCTCAACGGCACCCAGGTTTCGACTGCACTGGCGCTGCGCGGCCTGTTCGAGTGTGAAAACCTGTTTGCCGCCGGTCTGATGGCGGGTGCGCTGTCGCTGGAAGCGATCAAAGGCTCGCTGAAACCGTTCGATGCCCGCATCCACAAGGCGCGCGGCCAGCAGGGCCAGATTGCGGTCGCAGCGGCCGTCAGCACCCTGATTGAAGGCAGTGAAATTCTGCAGTCGCATACCCATTGCGGCCGCGTTCAGGATCCCTACTCCATCCGCTGCGTGCCCCAGGTAATGGGTGCCTGCCTGGACAACGTCAGCCACGCGGCGCGGATTCTGGAAATCGAAGCGAACGCCGCCTCGGACAACCCGCTGGTATTCAGCGACAGCGGCGATGTGATCTCCGGCGGCAACTTCCATGCTGAGCCGGTGGCCTTTGCTGCTGACATTCTGGCGCTGGCGATTGCCGAAGTCGGCGCCATCTCTGAACGGCGACTGGCGCTGCTGCTGGACAGCGGCTTATCCGGCCTGCCCCCCTTCCTGGTGCGTGACGGCGGCGTAAACTCCGGCTTTATGATCGCTCAGGTCACCGCCGCCGCGCTGGCTTCTGAGAACAAATCGCTGGCCCATCCGGGTAGCGTCGACAGTCTGCCCACCTCTGCGAATCAGGAAGATCACGTCTCAATGGCGACCTACGCCGCGCGCCGTCTCGGCAGCATGTGCTTTAACAGCGCCGCCGTGGTGGGTATCGAGGCGATGGCTGCCGCGCAGGGTATTGAATTTAACCGGCCGCTCAAAAGCTCCTCGCTGATTGAGCAGGCCATCGACACCATCCGCGAGCAGGTCGCCTTCCTTGAAGACGATCGTCTGCTGGCGCCCGATATCGAGGCAATGCGTCAGTGGGCAAGTCGCGCTGACTGGCCTCAGGCATTGACCGCGCTGCTGCCGAGCATGCGCCCAACTTCTTGA
- a CDS encoding GNAT family N-acetyltransferase has translation MTDYATLSAAQAQQLLGELTDVLQSCVADGASVGFIDAEDDEVMVRFWQQRSASITSGDSELLVARQRGRIVATVIISRSGMPNGRHRAEISKLLVHPQARRQGIARELMQRAEQRARAQGKTLLVLDTRSGDVASDLYRSLGWQVAGSIPCYAESIAGVLDATTYMYKVLA, from the coding sequence ATGACGGATTACGCAACTCTCAGCGCGGCCCAGGCGCAACAGCTGCTGGGTGAACTGACCGACGTTTTGCAGAGCTGCGTGGCAGACGGTGCCAGCGTCGGTTTTATTGATGCTGAAGATGATGAGGTGATGGTGCGATTCTGGCAGCAGCGGAGTGCCAGCATCACCAGCGGCGACAGCGAATTACTGGTCGCGCGTCAGCGCGGGCGCATCGTGGCAACGGTCATCATCAGCCGCAGCGGCATGCCTAATGGCCGCCACCGCGCAGAGATCAGCAAACTGCTGGTGCACCCGCAGGCGCGCCGTCAGGGCATCGCCCGTGAACTGATGCAGCGCGCTGAGCAGCGGGCACGCGCACAGGGCAAAACCCTGCTGGTGCTGGATACGCGCAGCGGCGATGTCGCCAGCGATCTCTATCGCTCGCTGGGCTGGCAGGTGGCGGGGTCGATTCCCTGTTATGCCGAATCCATCGCAGGCGTGCTGGATGCCACCACCTATATGTACAAAGTGCTGGCGTAA
- the hutU gene encoding urocanate hydratase, whose amino-acid sequence MSETLSQAVAREIRAPHGTTLHCANWLIEAAYRMIQNNLDPDVAERPEDLVVYGGIGKAARNWECFEQILRSLRALQPDETLLIQSGKPVGIFRTHADAPRVLLANSNLVPHWATWAHFHELDKAGLMMYGQMTAGSWIYIGAQGIVQGTYETFVEAGRQHYNNDLSGRWILTAGLGGMGGAQPLAGVLAGACVLAIECQESRIDFRLRTRYVDYKATTLDEALALISEATAAKKAISVGLLGNAAEILPELVKRAQAGGPKPDIVTDQTSAHDPINGYLPIGWDLARWQQERVSQPKAVEKAARASMAVHVQAMLDFCHMGIPTVDYGNNIRQVALDEGVSNAFDFPGFVPAYIRPLFCEGKGPFRWVALSGDPEDIYKTDAKLKELFPHHKTLHRWLDMAQERIAFQGLPARICWLGLGERHLAGLAFNEMVRNGELKAPVVIGRDHLDCGSVASPNRETEAMKDGSDAVSDWPLLNALLNTAGGATWVSLHHGGGVGMGFSQHSGVVIVCDGSKEADARLGRVLWNDPATGVMRHADAGYELAQQCAAEHGLNLPMQK is encoded by the coding sequence ATGAGCGAAACTCTTTCTCAGGCTGTGGCACGTGAGATTCGTGCACCACACGGCACTACGCTGCACTGCGCCAACTGGCTGATTGAAGCGGCTTACCGCATGATTCAGAACAACCTCGACCCCGATGTCGCCGAACGTCCGGAAGATCTGGTGGTGTACGGCGGCATTGGTAAAGCGGCACGCAACTGGGAGTGCTTCGAGCAGATCCTGCGTTCGCTCCGGGCGCTGCAGCCGGATGAGACGCTGCTGATCCAGAGCGGCAAGCCGGTCGGCATCTTCCGCACACACGCGGATGCGCCGCGCGTGCTGCTGGCGAACTCCAACCTGGTGCCGCACTGGGCGACCTGGGCTCACTTCCATGAGCTGGATAAAGCGGGTCTGATGATGTACGGCCAGATGACCGCCGGTTCCTGGATCTACATCGGTGCGCAGGGCATCGTGCAGGGCACCTATGAAACCTTTGTGGAAGCGGGCCGTCAGCACTACAACAACGACCTGAGCGGACGCTGGATCCTCACCGCCGGACTGGGCGGCATGGGCGGCGCACAACCGCTGGCGGGTGTACTGGCCGGAGCCTGTGTGCTGGCAATTGAGTGCCAGGAGTCACGCATCGATTTCCGTCTGCGTACCCGTTACGTGGACTACAAAGCCACCACGCTGGATGAAGCGCTGGCGTTAATCAGCGAAGCCACCGCCGCCAAAAAAGCGATTTCGGTCGGCCTGCTGGGTAATGCCGCCGAAATCCTGCCGGAGCTGGTGAAACGCGCTCAGGCGGGCGGACCAAAGCCGGACATCGTGACCGACCAGACGTCGGCGCACGACCCGATTAATGGCTATCTGCCGATTGGCTGGGATCTGGCGCGCTGGCAGCAGGAGCGCGTCTCACAGCCGAAGGCGGTAGAAAAAGCGGCGCGCGCCTCAATGGCGGTTCATGTCCAGGCGATGCTCGACTTCTGTCATATGGGCATCCCGACTGTGGATTACGGCAACAACATTCGTCAGGTCGCGCTGGATGAGGGTGTCAGCAACGCGTTTGATTTCCCTGGCTTTGTGCCAGCCTATATCCGTCCGCTGTTCTGCGAAGGCAAAGGCCCGTTCCGCTGGGTCGCGCTCTCGGGCGATCCGGAAGATATCTACAAGACCGACGCGAAACTCAAAGAGCTGTTCCCGCACCATAAAACGCTGCATCGCTGGCTGGATATGGCGCAGGAGCGCATCGCCTTCCAGGGCCTGCCTGCCCGCATCTGCTGGCTGGGACTGGGTGAACGGCATCTTGCCGGTCTGGCATTCAACGAAATGGTCCGCAACGGCGAGCTGAAAGCGCCGGTGGTCATTGGCCGCGACCATCTCGACTGCGGCTCGGTCGCCTCTCCTAACCGTGAGACCGAAGCGATGAAAGATGGCTCAGATGCGGTATCAGACTGGCCGCTGCTCAACGCCCTGCTGAATACCGCAGGCGGCGCAACCTGGGTCAGCCTGCATCATGGCGGCGGTGTCGGCATGGGCTTCTCACAGCACTCCGGCGTGGTGATTGTCTGTGACGGCAGCAAAGAGGCCGATGCCCGTCTGGGTCGCGTATTATGGAACGACCCGGCCACCGGTGTGATGCGTCACGCCGACGCAGGGTATGAACTGGCGCAGCAGTGCGCGGCTGAACATGGCCTGAACCTGCCCATGCAGAAGTAA
- a CDS encoding M20 aminoacylase family protein, giving the protein MTLSPALLEDALRWRREFHRHPELGYQEQQTSQFIAEELARAGLQVFRGLAGTGVIGTLENGPGPVIGLRADMDALPITEKGDAEWRSATPGVMHACGHDGHSVILLAAARQLAATRQFSGTVHFIFQPAEENLGGARRMVEEGLFQRFPMDAIYAMHNWPGLPLGSLAVNPGAMMASLDSFEITLHGKSCHAAMPESGADPMVVAAELILALQTIPSRRLSPLASAVVSVTQIHGGEAINVIPEQIVLRGTVRCLQTSVREKVRGLIDEFVATLPRPFGVSGEIDWLPGYPVTANHVAPAEQVREVALSTLGAEQVHWQVNPSMASEDFACMMEACPGAYFWLGADGETPSAPLHNARYDFNDALLPIGIRFWQDLVEQALPVA; this is encoded by the coding sequence ATGACCCTTTCCCCTGCCCTGCTTGAAGATGCCCTGCGCTGGCGCCGTGAGTTTCATCGCCACCCCGAATTAGGTTACCAGGAACAGCAAACCAGCCAGTTTATTGCGGAAGAGTTAGCGCGGGCGGGTTTACAGGTGTTCCGTGGCCTGGCGGGCACCGGCGTCATCGGCACACTGGAAAACGGTCCCGGCCCGGTTATCGGGCTGCGTGCAGATATGGATGCGCTGCCGATTACGGAAAAAGGTGATGCTGAGTGGCGTTCTGCGACGCCAGGCGTGATGCACGCCTGTGGCCACGACGGTCATAGCGTCATTCTGCTGGCTGCCGCCCGCCAGCTGGCCGCCACACGTCAGTTCAGCGGCACGGTGCATTTCATCTTTCAGCCTGCCGAAGAGAATCTGGGCGGGGCACGCAGAATGGTGGAAGAGGGACTGTTCCAGCGCTTTCCGATGGATGCGATCTACGCCATGCATAACTGGCCGGGACTGCCGCTCGGCTCACTGGCGGTGAACCCTGGCGCGATGATGGCGTCGCTGGATTCGTTTGAAATTACGCTGCACGGCAAAAGCTGCCACGCGGCGATGCCGGAAAGCGGTGCCGACCCGATGGTGGTAGCAGCCGAGCTGATTCTGGCGCTGCAGACCATTCCGTCTCGCCGGCTCTCGCCGCTGGCGTCAGCCGTGGTCAGCGTGACGCAGATTCACGGTGGTGAAGCGATTAACGTCATCCCGGAGCAGATTGTTTTACGCGGCACGGTGCGCTGCCTGCAGACCAGCGTGCGCGAAAAAGTGCGCGGGCTGATTGATGAGTTTGTCGCGACCCTGCCGCGTCCGTTTGGCGTGAGTGGTGAGATTGACTGGCTGCCGGGCTATCCGGTCACCGCCAACCATGTGGCACCGGCTGAGCAGGTGCGCGAGGTAGCGCTCTCAACACTGGGTGCTGAACAGGTTCACTGGCAGGTTAATCCGTCAATGGCGTCAGAAGATTTTGCCTGCATGATGGAAGCCTGTCCCGGCGCGTATTTCTGGCTTGGCGCGGACGGCGAAACGCCCTCCGCGCCGCTGCACAACGCCCGCTATGACTTCAACGACGCGCTGCTGCCAATTGGCATCCGTTTCTGGCAGGACCTGGTTGAACAGGCGCTGCCGGTAGCCTGA
- the dinG gene encoding ATP-dependent DNA helicase DinG, with amino-acid sequence MALTAAVKSQIAQWYKALQQQVPDFIPRAPQRQMIAEVAKCLAGDDARHLAVEAPTGVGKTLSYLIPGIAASRAQEKQLVISTANVALQDQIFTKDLPLLKKIIPDLTFTAAFGRGRYVCPRNLAAMAADDDQQGDLLLYLDDDAVSSTKEEQTQCGRLQKSLDRYQWDGLRDHSEENVSDSLWQRLSTDKASCLGSHCHWYRECPFFVARREIEQVDVVVANHALVMAAMENESVLPPAKNLMLVLDEGHHLPEVARDALEMSADITPGWSSLQLDLFIKLVESIMTQMRPKSPPPLANPERLKAHCDELRELLTITAQALNPLLPPNNQPGEYRFVLGALPQELLDLCARLFKLSDALRGLSEGLINALSEQTGKVDMVRLHRNLLQLNRQFGWFESISKLWRLAAMEKASGAPVSKWITRELREGQAHLLFHCAGIRVSDQLEKMLWRKIPHVVVTSATLRSLNSFNRLQEMSGLSEKAGDRFVALDSPFNHVEQGKLVIPQMRLEPLMAHEAEHIAEMAGFFRQQMAEKKHKGVLVLFASNRAMQQFVACLPDLRLSMLVQGDQPRSRLVDLHRQRVTKGDTSILIGLQSFAEGLDLKGDLLSQVHIHKIAFPPVDSPVILTEGEWLKSLKRYPFEVQSLPSASFTLIQQVGRLIRSHQCYGEIVIYDRRLLSKAYGSRLLAALPIFPIEQPETPEPAAIPAIVVPKHTVRKRRPTRR; translated from the coding sequence ATGGCCCTGACAGCCGCAGTAAAAAGCCAGATAGCGCAGTGGTATAAAGCGCTTCAGCAGCAGGTGCCTGATTTCATTCCACGTGCGCCGCAGCGCCAGATGATCGCTGAAGTAGCGAAATGCCTGGCGGGTGACGACGCGCGCCATCTGGCGGTCGAAGCACCGACTGGCGTGGGCAAAACCCTCTCTTATCTGATTCCGGGCATCGCAGCCAGCCGCGCTCAGGAAAAGCAGCTGGTGATCAGCACCGCCAACGTGGCGCTGCAGGATCAAATCTTCACGAAAGATCTGCCGCTGCTGAAGAAAATCATCCCCGATCTCACTTTTACCGCCGCGTTTGGCCGCGGGCGCTATGTCTGTCCGCGCAATCTGGCGGCGATGGCGGCCGATGACGATCAGCAGGGCGATCTGCTGCTTTATCTGGATGATGACGCCGTCAGTAGTACCAAAGAAGAACAGACGCAGTGTGGTCGCTTACAGAAGTCACTGGATCGCTACCAGTGGGATGGCCTGCGCGATCACAGCGAGGAGAACGTCAGCGACAGCCTCTGGCAGCGCCTCTCCACCGACAAAGCGAGCTGTCTGGGTTCGCATTGCCACTGGTATCGTGAATGTCCGTTCTTTGTGGCGCGGCGTGAAATCGAGCAGGTGGATGTGGTGGTGGCGAACCATGCGCTGGTGATGGCGGCGATGGAGAATGAGTCAGTGTTGCCGCCCGCTAAAAACCTGATGCTGGTACTGGATGAAGGACATCACCTGCCGGAAGTGGCCCGCGATGCGCTGGAGATGAGCGCCGACATCACGCCGGGCTGGAGCAGCCTGCAGCTTGACCTGTTTATCAAGCTGGTTGAGAGCATCATGACGCAGATGCGGCCGAAGTCGCCGCCGCCGCTGGCTAATCCTGAGCGACTGAAAGCACACTGTGATGAGCTGCGCGAACTGCTGACCATCACCGCGCAGGCGCTGAATCCGCTGCTGCCGCCGAATAACCAGCCGGGCGAATACCGCTTTGTGCTGGGTGCGCTGCCGCAGGAGCTGCTGGATCTCTGCGCCCGGCTGTTCAAACTCAGCGATGCCCTGCGGGGACTGAGTGAAGGCCTGATTAATGCGCTGAGTGAGCAGACCGGCAAGGTCGATATGGTGCGGCTGCATCGCAACCTGCTCCAGCTCAATCGTCAGTTTGGCTGGTTCGAATCAATCAGCAAACTCTGGCGGCTGGCGGCAATGGAAAAAGCCTCTGGCGCGCCGGTATCGAAGTGGATTACCCGCGAGCTGCGCGAAGGTCAGGCGCATCTGCTGTTCCACTGCGCCGGCATCCGCGTCAGCGACCAGCTGGAGAAAATGCTGTGGCGCAAAATTCCGCATGTGGTGGTCACCTCCGCCACGCTGCGATCGCTCAACAGTTTTAACCGCCTGCAGGAGATGTCAGGGCTTAGCGAAAAAGCGGGCGACCGCTTTGTGGCGCTCGACTCACCGTTTAACCATGTGGAGCAGGGCAAGCTGGTGATCCCGCAGATGCGACTTGAGCCGCTGATGGCGCACGAAGCGGAGCACATCGCCGAGATGGCCGGTTTCTTCCGTCAGCAGATGGCGGAGAAAAAGCATAAAGGCGTGCTGGTGCTGTTTGCCAGCAACCGGGCGATGCAGCAGTTTGTCGCCTGTCTGCCAGACCTGCGGCTCTCGATGCTGGTGCAGGGCGATCAGCCGCGCAGCCGCCTGGTGGATTTGCACCGTCAGCGCGTTACCAAAGGTGACACCAGCATTCTGATTGGCCTGCAGTCGTTTGCTGAGGGGCTGGATCTCAAAGGCGATCTGCTGAGTCAGGTGCATATCCACAAAATCGCTTTTCCCCCGGTGGACAGTCCGGTAATTTTGACCGAAGGCGAATGGCTGAAAAGCCTGAAGCGCTATCCGTTTGAGGTGCAGAGTTTACCCAGCGCCTCATTTACCCTGATTCAACAGGTCGGACGCCTGATTCGCAGCCATCAATGCTATGGCGAAATCGTGATTTACGACCGCCGTCTGCTGAGCAAAGCCTACGGCAGCCGCTTGTTAGCCGCACTGCCGATCTTCCCGATTGAGCAGCCGGAAACGCCAGAGCCGGCAGCGATACCGGCCATCGTGGTGCCAAAGCATACCGTGCGTAAACGCCGTCCCACGCGGCGCTGA